The following are encoded together in the Brassica napus cultivar Da-Ae chromosome A9, Da-Ae, whole genome shotgun sequence genome:
- the LOC106366530 gene encoding F-box protein PP2-A11-like isoform X2, whose protein sequence is MGSGFSLFTNGSSSSPSRERDLLKPGLGDLPESCVALILEKLDPVEICRFSKLNRAFRSASWADFVWESKLPHDYRSILEKILGGFPEKLRKRDIYNFLSRVNSFDDGTKKAWVDKRTSDLCLCLSVKGLSVTGIDDRRYWNHIPSDESRFASVAYLQHVWWFQVDGEIEFPFPAGTYSVFFRLHLGKPGKRFGWKVCNTDQIHGWDIKPVQFQIWTEDGQHSSSQCKLTEPGTWSHYHAGDFVVGKAKSSSTKLKFSMTQIDCTHTKGGLCVDSVIVYPSSCKDRLRRF, encoded by the exons ATGGGTTCTGGGTTCTCTCTCTTTACCAATGGTTCATCGTCTTCTCCGTCTCGCGAACGAGATCTGTTAAAGCCTGGTCTCGGTGATTTGCCGGAGAGTTGTGTGGCTTTGATCCTCGAGAAGTTAGATCCGGTCGAGATCTGCAGATTCTCGAAGCTAAACCGAGCCTTTCGCAGCGCCTCCTGGGCCGATTTCGTCTGGGAATCGAAGCTTCCGCATGATTACAGATCGATTCTCGAGAAAATCCTCGGTGGGTTCCCGGAAAAGCTCCGGAAAAGAGACATCTATAACTTCCTCTCTCGTGTTAATTCCTTCGACGACGGCACAAAG AAAGCTTGGGTTGATAAACGAACCAGTGATCTCTGTTTATGCTTATCGGTTAAGGGTTTGTCGGTAACCGGGATTGATGATCGGAGATACTGGAATCACATTCCTTCTGATGAATCTCG ATTTGCTTCAGTAGCATACCTTCAGCACGTCTGGTGGTTTCAAGTTGATGGAGAAATTGAGTTCCCGTTCCCAGCGGGAACCTACAGCGTCTTCTTCAGGCTTCATCTAGGCAAACCGGGGAAGCGGTTTGGTTGGAAGGTTTGCAACACTGACCAGATTCATGGTTGGGATATTAAACCGGTTCAGTTTCAGATTTGGACTGAAGATGGTCAACACTCTTCGTCTCAGTGCAAGTTAACCGAACCAGGAACATGGAGTCACTACCATGCTGGAGACTTTGTGGTTGGGAAAGCGAAAAGCTCGTCTACGAAGCTTAAGTTCTCGATGACTCAGATTGATTGTACAC ATACCAAAGGAGGGTTATGTGTAGATTCTGTAATTGTGTATCCGAGCTCGTGCAAGGACCGGTTGAGGCGGTTTTAA
- the LOC106366530 gene encoding F-box protein PP2-A11-like isoform X1, which yields MGSGFSLFTNGSSSSPSRERDLLKPGLGDLPESCVALILEKLDPVEICRFSKLNRAFRSASWADFVWESKLPHDYRSILEKILGGFPEKLRKRDIYNFLSRVNSFDDGTKKAWVDKRTSDLCLCLSVKGLSVTGIDDRRYWNHIPSDESRFASVAYLQHVWWFQVDGEIEFPFPAGTYSVFFRLHLGKPGKRFGWKVCNTDQIHGWDIKPVQFQIWTEDGQHSSSQCKLTEPGTWSHYHAGDFVVGKAKSSSTKLKFSMTQIDCTHTLCLKWRSPFAPWRKAHSGDGSVAMYHLGEGGFPKARAMGALSRRRAWQRQA from the exons ATGGGTTCTGGGTTCTCTCTCTTTACCAATGGTTCATCGTCTTCTCCGTCTCGCGAACGAGATCTGTTAAAGCCTGGTCTCGGTGATTTGCCGGAGAGTTGTGTGGCTTTGATCCTCGAGAAGTTAGATCCGGTCGAGATCTGCAGATTCTCGAAGCTAAACCGAGCCTTTCGCAGCGCCTCCTGGGCCGATTTCGTCTGGGAATCGAAGCTTCCGCATGATTACAGATCGATTCTCGAGAAAATCCTCGGTGGGTTCCCGGAAAAGCTCCGGAAAAGAGACATCTATAACTTCCTCTCTCGTGTTAATTCCTTCGACGACGGCACAAAG AAAGCTTGGGTTGATAAACGAACCAGTGATCTCTGTTTATGCTTATCGGTTAAGGGTTTGTCGGTAACCGGGATTGATGATCGGAGATACTGGAATCACATTCCTTCTGATGAATCTCG ATTTGCTTCAGTAGCATACCTTCAGCACGTCTGGTGGTTTCAAGTTGATGGAGAAATTGAGTTCCCGTTCCCAGCGGGAACCTACAGCGTCTTCTTCAGGCTTCATCTAGGCAAACCGGGGAAGCGGTTTGGTTGGAAGGTTTGCAACACTGACCAGATTCATGGTTGGGATATTAAACCGGTTCAGTTTCAGATTTGGACTGAAGATGGTCAACACTCTTCGTCTCAGTGCAAGTTAACCGAACCAGGAACATGGAGTCACTACCATGCTGGAGACTTTGTGGTTGGGAAAGCGAAAAGCTCGTCTACGAAGCTTAAGTTCTCGATGACTCAGATTGATTGTACACATACCCTGTGTTTAAAATGGCGCTCGCCTTTTGCGCCATGGCGCAAGGCGCACTCAGGCGATGGCTCTGTCGCCATGTACCACCTAGGCGAGGGTGGGTTCCCTAAGGCGCGCGCCATGGGTGCCTTGTCGAGAAGGCGAGCATGGCAAAGGCAAGCGTAA